The following proteins come from a genomic window of Pseudomonadota bacterium:
- a CDS encoding MTH1187 family thiamine-binding protein, with protein sequence MALMHLTIIPLGTDSPSLGPYVADILRILQQEGLAFKLTDMGTIVEGDTAKLLSLAARLHEEPFTHGVKRVCTQISIDDRRDKKVAIGDKINSVQALL encoded by the coding sequence ATGGCCCTGATGCATCTGACGATCATACCTTTAGGAACCGATTCCCCCAGCCTGGGACCTTACGTTGCCGACATCCTGCGGATTCTTCAACAAGAAGGCCTCGCATTCAAACTCACGGACATGGGGACCATCGTCGAAGGAGACACCGCAAAACTGCTCTCACTTGCGGCCAGGCTTCACGAAGAGCCCTTCACCCACGGCGTAAAACGTGTCTGCACCCAGATCTCAATTGATGACCGCAGGGACAAAAAAGTTGCAATCGGCGATAAAATCAATTCGGTTCAGGCGCTTCTGTAA
- a CDS encoding 4Fe-4S binding protein: protein MEFIRKWIQALSALVVNGYWLFPFTRSIYQGPLKAVCSPGLNCYSCPASTTYCPIGAIQQLMAGIRFSLENNLYYVSWYVVGSMGMMGSIFGRMICGWLCPFGFFQELLHKIPSKKFNIPPPLKYVKYAVLLFMVILLPAFAVDEWGAGVVWFCKYLCPAGTLEAGLPMLALRPDYREIIGLLFYSKLTLLIFFIIWAVLASRPFCRTTCPLGAFYALFSRVQLVKLRLIESNCTQCGACHQVCPMGVKFNESPEDMECISCLACMNKACRYEAITLEIGGIPFGEVQGETPGETPEKI from the coding sequence ATGGAATTCATTCGCAAATGGATACAGGCTCTGTCAGCCCTGGTGGTAAACGGTTACTGGCTCTTTCCTTTTACCCGCAGCATTTACCAGGGGCCACTGAAAGCTGTCTGCTCCCCCGGCCTCAATTGCTATTCCTGTCCAGCATCAACGACATATTGCCCCATCGGCGCAATCCAGCAGCTCATGGCGGGCATACGATTTTCTCTGGAAAATAATCTCTATTATGTCAGCTGGTATGTTGTCGGCAGCATGGGCATGATGGGCAGCATCTTCGGAAGAATGATCTGCGGCTGGCTCTGCCCATTCGGTTTCTTCCAGGAACTGCTCCATAAAATCCCCTCTAAAAAATTTAATATCCCACCGCCCTTGAAATATGTGAAATATGCTGTTTTATTGTTCATGGTGATTTTGCTGCCCGCCTTTGCCGTTGACGAATGGGGAGCCGGGGTTGTCTGGTTCTGCAAATATCTCTGCCCGGCCGGAACATTGGAAGCCGGCCTGCCGATGCTTGCCTTGAGGCCGGATTATCGGGAAATTATTGGATTACTGTTCTACAGCAAACTGACACTTCTGATATTTTTTATAATCTGGGCGGTGCTTGCCAGCCGGCCTTTCTGCAGGACAACTTGTCCTTTGGGCGCATTCTACGCCCTTTTCAGCAGAGTCCAGCTGGTTAAGCTGCGTCTCATCGAGTCTAACTGCACCCAATGCGGCGCATGTCACCAGGTCTGCCCCATGGGCGTTAAATTTAATGAATCGCCCGAAGACATGGAATGCATTTCCTGTCTGGCCTGCATGAACAAGGCATGCAGATATGAAGCAATCACTCTTGAAATCGGCGGGATTCCATTCGGTGAAGTACAAGGGGAAACTCCAGGTGAAACGCCTGAAAAAATTTGA
- a CDS encoding SH3 domain-containing protein gives MLKRLFMSVVLLLFSATIVHGEMASINKSKVNMRTGPGENYAILWELGKGYPLKILEKKDDWHKVADFEDDQGWIHKSLLSKQPHLIVKKKIINVRSGPGKQYKVVGKANYGVVFKTLNTTNAWVEVKHENGLTGWVLRSLLWGW, from the coding sequence ATGTTGAAACGTCTGTTTATGTCGGTAGTTCTTCTTTTGTTCTCTGCAACCATTGTCCATGGAGAAATGGCCAGCATTAACAAAAGCAAAGTGAACATGCGCACCGGTCCCGGAGAAAATTATGCGATCCTCTGGGAGCTTGGCAAGGGCTACCCCCTGAAAATACTTGAAAAAAAAGACGACTGGCACAAGGTTGCCGATTTTGAAGACGACCAGGGCTGGATTCACAAATCCCTGCTCTCGAAACAACCCCACCTAATCGTCAAAAAGAAAATAATTAATGTCAGAAGTGGCCCGGGCAAACAATACAAAGTTGTTGGAAAAGCAAATTACGGCGTAGTTTTCAAAACACTCAATACAACCAACGCCTGGGTAGAAGTAAAACACGAAAACGGCCTCACTGGCTGGGTGCTGCGAAGCCTGCTCTGGGGCTGGTAG
- a CDS encoding type IV toxin-antitoxin system AbiEi family antitoxin domain-containing protein, with translation MKKTISNLVKAIIDRKKPGWVFSPQDFIKLSSNIAAAERALSRLHANGEIKRLRKGLYYKPIVSRWGEVPPEIKEIVKALERSLKTKMMPSGAASANILGLTTQVPAKTVFYTTHNPGNVKIGKFEIQFKKVSSKRLTGRGKKAGLILNALKYLGEHEAKSPSVQKKIAKLIGPTDKQVLNKAVQPQSKWLRESVENIMRLVA, from the coding sequence ATGAAGAAAACAATATCCAATTTAGTTAAGGCAATCATCGATAGAAAAAAGCCGGGATGGGTTTTTAGTCCTCAGGATTTCATCAAACTTTCATCGAACATTGCTGCTGCGGAAAGAGCTCTCTCTCGCCTTCACGCCAACGGTGAAATAAAAAGGCTGCGAAAAGGTTTATACTATAAGCCGATTGTAAGCCGCTGGGGAGAAGTACCTCCTGAGATTAAAGAAATAGTCAAGGCTCTTGAGCGCTCTCTCAAAACCAAGATGATGCCATCAGGGGCAGCATCAGCAAATATACTTGGCCTTACCACTCAAGTACCGGCAAAAACCGTCTTTTATACCACCCATAATCCTGGCAATGTTAAAATTGGAAAGTTTGAAATCCAATTCAAAAAAGTTTCGTCGAAAAGACTTACCGGCAGAGGCAAAAAGGCGGGTCTTATATTGAACGCCTTGAAATATCTTGGCGAACATGAGGCCAAAAGTCCCTCAGTACAAAAAAAAATCGCCAAATTAATCGGCCCGACAGACAAACAGGTTCTTAATAAAGCCGTTCAGCCACAAAGCAAATGGCTCCGGGAGTCTGTGGAAAACATAATGAGATTGGTTGCGTGA
- a CDS encoding nucleotidyl transferase AbiEii/AbiGii toxin family protein gives MLPFLKLPDKEQREILRISQAQLNIAESILEKDVWVSYVLDLIFNRLALGHRFMFKGGTSLSKCYGMINRFSEDIDLSLNMEELGFGGSNSPENTLSKTQRKKRLDELKEAGNRYTEETLFPSLQEKITEEIPVKSDNIYLEKDDSDALNIIVEYDSQCSDNTYNNYFEPKIRIEPGAKARHKPTENVQIFPLIGDSIPEFKTKFTVKVLIPARTFWEKATYIHVVNNHNNPEKFRIKVSRHLYDLAIMADHPEGKAALNDFDLLSQVVEHKSLYFASGWADYSGAKPGTIQLMPPPELMDAYKSDYKAMDLMFYQDPPAFDELIAKIQQIEKKINS, from the coding sequence ATGCTGCCCTTTTTAAAACTCCCGGATAAAGAACAGCGGGAAATACTACGAATTTCCCAGGCACAACTTAATATTGCTGAATCCATTCTAGAGAAAGACGTATGGGTCAGCTATGTATTGGATCTAATTTTTAACCGACTCGCCTTAGGGCACAGGTTCATGTTCAAAGGAGGGACCAGCCTTTCAAAATGCTATGGCATGATAAATCGTTTCTCAGAGGATATTGACCTTTCTTTAAATATGGAGGAACTCGGGTTTGGTGGCAGTAATTCTCCTGAAAATACTCTTTCAAAAACTCAAAGAAAAAAACGGCTTGATGAACTTAAAGAGGCCGGCAACAGATATACAGAAGAGACACTCTTCCCATCTCTTCAAGAAAAAATCACTGAAGAGATACCGGTCAAGAGCGATAACATCTATCTGGAAAAAGATGATTCAGATGCATTGAATATTATTGTTGAATACGATTCTCAATGCAGTGATAATACCTACAATAATTATTTTGAACCTAAGATCAGGATTGAGCCTGGGGCCAAAGCTCGGCATAAACCTACGGAAAATGTACAGATCTTTCCGTTGATTGGGGATTCAATTCCTGAATTCAAAACAAAATTCACTGTAAAGGTTTTAATCCCAGCCAGAACCTTTTGGGAAAAGGCAACCTATATTCATGTTGTAAACAACCACAACAATCCAGAGAAATTCAGGATCAAGGTGAGCAGGCATTTATATGATTTGGCCATAATGGCAGATCACCCTGAAGGGAAGGCGGCACTAAACGATTTTGACTTGTTAAGCCAGGTTGTGGAGCACAAAAGCCTCTACTTTGCTTCTGGGTGGGCCGATTACTCAGGGGCGAAACCGGGAACCATTCAGTTGATGCCTCCGCCTGAACTCATGGATGCTTATAAAAGCGACTACAAAGCAATGGATTTGATGTTTTACCAAGACCCTCCCGCTTTTGATGAACTCATCGCCAAAATTCAACAAATTGAAAAAAAAATTAACTCGTAA
- a CDS encoding DUF2293 domain-containing protein codes for MKAPSNLKAPILMADLRVFITHRDSSCVECEEPLTSGDMIGLTSRNESICLTCADLDHLVFLPSGNAVLTRRSQKHSKLSAIVWKFSKARKRSERQGVLVEAAALKKTEIECLDDEEVRKINRDRNAIRREKLDREYINKFSEKIKELFPRCPKKTAAEIAEHACLKYSGRVGRSASAKSFDENAVHLAVQAHIRHSKTNYDNLLNSGCDRCDARQIVREKINDAMSKWSRKK; via the coding sequence ATGAAAGCCCCATCCAATCTCAAGGCCCCGATTCTTATGGCAGACCTTAGAGTTTTCATTACACATCGAGATTCTTCATGTGTTGAATGTGAAGAGCCATTAACATCCGGCGATATGATTGGTCTTACAAGTAGAAACGAATCCATCTGCTTGACTTGTGCGGACTTGGATCATCTAGTATTTCTTCCTTCTGGAAATGCCGTGCTCACAAGGCGGTCACAGAAACATTCAAAATTGTCCGCCATTGTCTGGAAATTCAGTAAGGCCCGCAAACGGAGTGAGCGCCAAGGAGTTCTTGTTGAGGCGGCAGCCTTGAAGAAAACCGAGATAGAATGTCTGGATGATGAAGAGGTGCGGAAGATTAACCGAGACCGGAATGCTATTCGAAGAGAAAAGCTTGATCGGGAATATATCAATAAGTTTTCAGAAAAGATTAAAGAGTTATTTCCCCGATGCCCCAAAAAGACAGCGGCAGAGATCGCTGAACATGCCTGCCTCAAGTATAGCGGTAGGGTTGGCCGATCCGCATCAGCGAAAAGTTTTGATGAAAATGCCGTCCATCTTGCTGTGCAGGCCCATATTCGTCACTCCAAAACGAATTATGATAATTTGTTGAATTCCGGGTGTGATAGGTGCGATGCCCGGCAAATAGTTAGAGAAAAGATCAATGATGCCATGAGTAAATGGAGTCGAAAGAAGTAA